CTGATGCCCCGCAACGTGCGGGTGCGTCCCGCGAGCAAACCCCGCCGGGATGGGATCTGCCCCGTGTAACACAACGCCGCTGAATCAGAACTAATCTGGCTAAAACCACGGATTAGTCACGTCGGTTTCGGCGTATTCCTCTATCGGGAACCTTTTTTGTGCGTGGAGAATCATGAGGATTTGGGCTAGTTTACCCAACATCTTTACTAAGGCAAGCCCGGCCCGGTGAGATGAGTCGGTACACGCCGGGTGCTCATGTTGCGTTACACACCTCCAGCATCCCGGCCTGGAGCTGTGCGCACCCTTAATGCCGGATTGACcttctgattttgttgttgttgactGCACCATTTCGGTTTCAGGCTGCCTTAACTGGCTGCAGCGACTCGCACCCAAACCccatgcattctttttttttcccccctccaatGGGCAAAGCCGTATTTCGCTTCTGAGGCCACGTGTTACTGAGCCGGCCGCTCCGGCTTGCTTCGCACATCCCAGCCTTCACTTCTAGCtctaaaaacacaaaatcatcACCTAGGCAGATCATTCACTCTGTGCGCTATTGCAATGCTGTTTTGCAAGGAGCGGGGGTCTCCCACGGCCCGAGAAAGCAGTGATTTCTGTACttgggaaatatttattttccaaggaTCACAATCCATAGCTAAAATTATTTGACACCCCTCAGCGGCTTTTCAGACCCCGAGCCACGCACCAGCACTCCCGTATGCTCCCACAGCAGTCGGCAAACAtatctgtgctgctggaaaatTACCCCAGAGAGCAGGAATGGGAGAAACATCGCCCTGAATGCACCACACTGCCCAAACGCTGCCCCCTCCGCAGTGCCGCAGCCCCTTGCTGGCCCCACCACACCCCCATAACGGGGTCCTGAGCCTATAACCACGGCCAGGAGAAGGTTGTTCTTCGGCCAACACCCATTCGTACCTCTGCATCTGGAGGCTTTGCGGGGGCCCTCGAGAAACGTGCCTATAGCGGACACCCACATGTGCTGAGGCGCTAAGCCAGGCCCCGATTATGTCAAATTAGGACATTGCCCACACGAAACTGCATCTCACTGTAATTTCAGCCACCGACTGCAACCTGGGCACGGCCTTTGCTGATCCACACATATTTCTATACCGCTTGAAGCCATATCGTTTTCTCGGTTTATTTTTCGCAAGAAATTCATtttaggtgaaaaaaaaaaaaaaaagccgatCAAAAACCGCCTAAGAACGCTGGCAGTCTTTGAGGAATATTTCAAACGTGACATATTTACGCTCAAAGATTTGGTAGCAGAGGTGAAGCCCCTGGGCGAAGTGCAGCAAGGCTGTAGGCTGGGGATGGATTAGGCAGCGCTACCGACTGGGTGTTCAGGTCTACCCAGCACTGTGAGGGAACCTCTCGGcttaaaatgaagtaaaatcGCGAGCAGCCTGCCTGTCTTTTGCCACCCTGTGTTTAAAAGTTCCAAAAAATCAAGAGAGACGGAGAAGAATGGCGCGCTCCAGTCCCAGCACCACCCCCACAGGCGCTGAAGAGGCGTTTGCACAGTGGCAGCGGGGCAGTGCGGCGGTGGGGCAGGGTCCGGCCACGCTCCGCTGGGGAGCAGGTGGCGACCTCTCCGAGGGGCTGACCCAGCCCCCCCCTCTGCCCTTGTCGCATTCCTTTCTCTGTCCCCTCGTCTTCCGCTCCCCCCGGCGCGCACTGCGTCACTGCCACGGGACGGACTGAAGGACGGAGCGGCCCCGACGTGCCCGGTCCGTGCGTCCGTCCCGTCGCGGCGGGGCCACGGGGGGTACCCTGCGGGTCGGCTGAGCCCGGAGCATCCCTCGGGCGAGTGAAGCAGCCGCACGTCGGGTTagatttctaaattttattataaaataaaagcagaaatatcttCCAAAGAATGTATTCACATAATataaacaataaacaaaactaAGGTCGAGTGACTTGCGATTGATACTGTCGGTTAGGTCTAAACTTGAGCAGCAATCCTTCTTCCCTGCCCGAACCGGGACGGgcctcccctccttcccacccTGCAAATGGCGAAAGCACCACACGGCCGAGGCCAAAGCAGCCGTTTCTCTGCATAGCGTCAGCTACAAGAAGGTTACAGAGTCTGCCTAGTGCGTGTTGCTGCTATAACTTGACTACAACTTTTGTACTCTTAGTTGCGATTGTACATCGTACACCTGCCGCGGATACATAGCTACAATAGGATAATGGGAGCGATGCGGGATTCCAACCGGGATTCCTCCCCAACCCCCAAAAAATCACCGCTCTCCTCTATGCGCACGGAGCGCACCGGTGGGTGACAGCACCGAGAGGGTCGCGAGGAGCAGCGGTGCGGCCCTGGGGGACAGCCCCGGCCCGTCCCTGGGGCTTCTCATGGGGCTGCTACCCACGGCCCGGACAGCAGCCGAGGGGCACGGCACGGGGCGGCCGCTGAGGGCTTTGTCATCGCTTATAGTCTCTGGTAAGAttaggagggaaaaataaagaagaaaaaaaaaaaagaagagagaaaaagggagagtAAAGGAGGTGCGAAGGAGGGAGCGTGTACGCGGTTTTAAGAGCCCAGATCGACCAGGTTGGATGACATGGGGTTGAGGATGGAGTTCTGCAAGCTGTGGTGGTGCATGGGGTCGGCGCTGGGCACGGGGATGGCGCTGGGGCCCTGCGGGTGGCCCAGGCcgtgcaggggctgcagccccggGTTGGAGCCGAGCAGTAGCGCGGGGCTGGAGGAGGTGTGGTCCGGGGTCCCTGACGGCGTCTTCTCGTCCTCCGAGCTCCCCAAAACTGTCTTATTCCCGTTCATTGACGCCGAGAGCGGGTTGTGGCTGTTGGAGTTGGAATTCTCGTTGTTTTCCCTAGAGGAAACACAAAAGGGAGGGAAGTCACCGGGTGGCACCGCGGGAGCGGGACCGGGGACGCGGCCGGGAGGTGCGGAGCGGCGCGGTTACAAACTGCGGACCTCCGGAGCCGCCGCATCCGCCGCAAAGGTCTAAGGGCCGCCGCTCGCCCTGCGGAGTGGTACTGAGCCCGAATCGTATTTTCTACGTCCGTCTATCGCAAAGCGATATACAGCGCGGGGAGGAAGCaaggggggaggaagggaaggggaagaggaaggcaaaggaaaaaaaaaaaaaaggccgTTTGACTTTACAACTGCTCCCCGAGCTGAAGAGGAGCTCGGCTGCAGCTTCCCGCGGGAAGGCCGAGTGGTGCTCCGCGCTAAATCCTTCCTTTTGCTGAAGTAAGCGGACATTTCCCCCCTTGTCCTAAGCTTAAAACTCAAAACATCGCCCAATAAGGAAGCTCAGGCAGAGCCCGCAGCTCTCTCGCCTCTCTCCGAGCCCTCCAGCCCCCCCCGGGCGGCCGCTCCCTGCGCGCAGAGGGCTCAGCGCGGGGCCCCCCTGCGGGCGGGGGGAGCCGGCCGTGGGGCCGCCTACCTGAGGCTGCGGTTTGGGGGGCGCGGGCCGTCTCGGGACTCGGCACCCGGGAAAACACCGAGAAATGGCTGGAGGCTTGCCGAGACCCTTCGAAATGTGTATTTctatgttttcccttttttccgAAATGAGAGGGGTAAGACGGGGTGGAAGCGACAGTCCTGTCAAGGTTAACACGGCTTTTAGACGTAGCCCCCGCAGACACAGCTCTGCCTGAAATCCTGAAGGCATTTCAAGAGTATTTAGGAGCTTTTGTGGGAGCTACGACGCGCTGCGTGCGGAGGGCCCGACCCCGCAGGGTTTGCTCGGGAGCACCGCGCCGGCATTGGCTGCTCGCTGAGGGCCGCGGGACGGGGCTGAGACGCTTTatgccaaaaaaataaaaatagaaaagagaacTCTGTTCGAACAAGTCTCTCGAGTGAATGgcaatctcattttttttcccagcgcCTGGAGGGTAATATTAGATGGAGTGTATTTTTCAATGTCAGAAATTCTTATTTGTCTCTGGagacttttaaaatttgattcctcaggaaaaaaaaaaaaaaaaaggaatggacTAAGCGTAaccttcatttcctttggaTATTCGAAGGTGAGCCCCTGCTATCAGCAATAGAAGGGATTTCTGACATCCAGTAAAACAAACACTTACGAGGATTTGAGAGAAAATTAAAGCCCCAACTCTGTCTGGGGAGACGCACGGAGCAGCCCGGTGCAGCCATTCCCGAGCCGCGTTGGGCGGACGCGCAGAAAGAGGTCCCCGAGGCGCGGACCTACGGGCGAGTTCTGGGCCCTCCATCCACCGCGCGATCAGGCCGTGCGAGTGGGCTGAGAGTGGGCACAGTGCAGTCAGGAGACGTTTCGCTCTCCCTCGATCTGCCCTCCTGGGGCACGGGAAAGGCTGCGGGAAGTCCTCCCGAATACCCGAGTACATACACAGGCATTAGCCTCCGCCCGGCAGCGGATGGTCCCTCCGATCCACTTAACGAGAAAATCACAGAGCCCGAACCGCGGTCGGTATAACCATATCTACATATAAGTACGAATCCGTGAGCACCTCGCTGGGAAGCGAATACAAACCGCAACGTAACGAGCACGGAAGGAGATCTCTCCCTTCGGCCCCTGCCTCACGCCGGGAGCCGGCAGCAACCTGCGGGCCGCCCCTTTCTCTTCGGCCTTCGGTGCCGCTCGGCCCCGCTGTCCCCCAGCCCCGGGCCGCCCGCAGGGACGCGCTCCGACGGCCGCGGCACGGAGCTACTCCGGGAGCTCTCGCCGCCTGACCGGGCCTCGTCGAGGCCGCCCCGGCGAAGGCGCAGCCGGCACGGGGAAGGCCGCGCGGGCCCCTACGGCACCGCTACACCTCTTGGGCAGCCCTCGCAGCCTGGGGCGGCATCCTCGGGGCCGGGGCGAGCGGCGGGGCCCGGGAGCGCGGGCGCGGGGTGAGCCGTACCTTTCCTTGGCCTCGGCCGCTCGATCTCGCTGCCGGCGGTTCTTGAACCAGTTGCTGACCTGCGTGGTGGTGAGACCGGTGGCCTCGGCCAGCTCCCGCTTCTCGCGTGGGGACGGGTAGGGATTATGCGCGTACCACTCGCGGAGGACGCTGCGGCTCTTCTCCTTGAAGCAGTAGCTGGTCTCCTCGCCGTCCCAGATGGAGCGGGGCAGCGGGAACTTGCGGCGCACCCGGTACTTGCCCACCGCCCCTAGGGGTCGCCCCCGCAGCTTCTCCGCCTCGATGTAGTGCGCCTtgagccagagctgctgcagcttgggGTGGTTGTGCGCCGAGAACTGGTGGCTCTCCAGGATCTTGTAGAGCTCGCGGAAGTTGCCCCGATGGAAGGCCACCACGGCCTTGGCCTTCAGGACGCTCTCGTTTTTGTGGAGGTGCTCGCACGCAGGGAGGGACCAGAGGAACCGCCCCAGCCGCTCGATGTTGCCTCCTTGCTGGAGCACCTCACAGACGCAAGCCACTTGCTCTTGGGTGAAGCCAAAAGTCGGGAGCATCGACATGGTGAGCCCTGCCCCGCCGCGCACCCTACGGCCGCTCGGAggggcggcgggcagcggcCCGCATGCGGGGCCGGCCCCGGGGCTGTGGCGCCCGGCGGGGCCCGGCGGGACTCACGGCCCGGCGCGGGGGACCGCGGCCATCGGCGGAGCTCGGCCCCGGAGCGGGGCGCGGAGAACTGGTGAGGAGCGGTGCCGGAGTCGCGGAGCCCGAGCGCGGAAGGCTTTTCCCCAGCCGCCTCCTTTTTGTAAGTCCGAGTTGCGAGAGTAACTTTGTGCCTCTTTTGTCTCCTATCTGCAGCGCTCGTAGCGGCCGCGGCtctcccacccccacccccctcgGCCGCCGGTTTGGGATCTCcctgcttcccccccccccccctccgccGAAAGATCCCACATAATATAGCGGTAAAGTCCCgctccctctctcctctccctctcggagttttcccccctttctttctctctctctctctctctctctctctctctcttcccccccccctttttttttttaataatattattCTAAGCTGGCATGAAAAGTGATTATCCGCGCTGTGATTGGTCCGGTTATCTGACCCGGGGACTGCCAGGAGAAGACAATAGTTTTAGTCAAATTATTTGCCATGGTGACGCTGTCAATCAGGGGTAACCCGATCTGTTTTGAGGTGGCTCCCCGGCTGGGTTGACAGATTGCTCAGATCCATTCCGAGGCGGCCCCGCGAGCTGAGATATTGGCTGACGAGGGAGAAACTGCCGCCGGGATTGGCGCTGCGGGAGCCCGTCGGGAGCGGGCAATGGGGAGCGCTGAGCCGCCATCGGGGCCCCGCAGCCCGGGATCTGCTCGGCCCCCGCGGCTGCGCTGGGGAGAGAAGAGCCGGGCAGGCCCTCGCAGAAAGTTTCTTTCTAAATGCACTTAACACCCTTCCCGACGTCCAGCGACAACTGTCGCAATGGGCTTTATAGGGAAGGGGTACAATAGGGACCCTGTTCATTACTGGAGTACGGTCACAggccagcactgcctgcccGCCGGGACTCAGACAGGCACGGCCGTGGCCGAGCGCAGCCCCGCTGACCGCAGCGCGACCGCCTCGCTAGGTGCGCCTTTTCGGCCGCCGAGCTTCTATTTCTGCTTCGTTTCCAGCAGCGTGCCGGGTTGTTCCCACCTAGGGGCACGGGTAAAAGTTGGAGGCGCTTCGCGTAGTGAAGCTGTCCCGCATCGCCCACGCGTGCCCTGCGCACGGCGATTTTAGTTCAGAGCCTGTGCGGGGCGGGGAGGACCCTCGCCCCTTCCAGTCGCCCTCGGGGCACGTAACGAGCGCGGAGGAGCTGGTGCGGGCCGAACGGGATTGGAGTGGCCAGGCAAGGGTCCCCGAGGTGTCTGCGGACCTCTCGGTCGGACGGGAGCTGGAAGTCCCAGCTTCGGGCACTAGAGAGAATACCCTCGACCCCAAAAGTAGGGAGCTTCTCACGCCCCTTAATGCTTCAGTTCTGCGGGAGAAACTATAAGAATAACGAAACCAAGCTCTACGCCTTTTACAACCTGAACTGGAGGGCTGTCTGCAGCTGTGGGTTGCCGACGCGAAATCTTTTTGACACTGCCCAGCTGCACCCCCGAGCTCTAGGGGCTCGCGAGGCAGCAGGCAGCGGCTTCCGTCCCTGGAGCCgggcagggcacagctgctCCTCGGGGGAGGCTAGGGCAGGCGGCAGCGGCACGGCCCGGACGCTCCCAGCGGCTGCCGGACCGGAGCCGCGCCAGGGTGAAGGGCAGCGGGGAGTAGCAGGAGAAGGGTGGGGGAGCGGGTCGGCCGCCTCCAGCCCCCCCGTATCCGGGACGCTGGTGGATCCGCGGTGGGTGGCTGTGCGGCTGGGATCTCTCGGGGGAGCTCCGCTGTGGAAGCCACGCTCCCTCCTACCTGCCGGAGACACTcccaggggctgcagtgcagaACTGTGCAAAGCTCGGCTCGGGACACGGAGCTGAGGGAGTTCGCCTCTGCAGAGCACGGGACAGACGGTGCAAATTCGTTTCAAACGAATTCGGGAGTGCTAGTGGCGGCTTCGCAATGCTCTCTCTCGCGGTTCTCCCTCCGCACCCCGTAGAGAAAGAGCGGTCCGGGTCTCCGTGCCGGCCGACTTCAGCAGGGCTCAAACCGTGCTCGCTCGTAAGCGAACGCGACCTGAGCTCCGCGCTCCCCACCCGGCCGGGAATTGCTCGCAGCTGCGGCCGCGGGGACGCTCACGGGGCGGGAGAATCGACCCGCTCGGAGCGTTCCCCCGAGCACACACGGCGAGGGGAGCTCCCAGCCCGACCCCTGCTCTCCCACCGGGCGCGATTCGAAAAGGAGAACGCGGCGCCGTCCCACTCCGTGCCGCGGCCGGGACCGTGGCAAAGACAAAAGAGCTCCTGGGGCCCGGGCTGCCCCCCCGCTGCCGCCGTGCTCTGTCGCTGCTCGTGTATAGGGGGTATACCTGACGCCGCTGCCTCTCCTTCCATTCCATAACCACAGCACTTGAAACTGAACGGGAGCAGCTGTTTGCCCTAGTTAGAAAAGAGCTGGCAAAACCTGTTGCACGGATCTAGAGCTGAGAATGTCTCTTCTTAGCTCTCTACACGTGAGTACGGACCCTACATCAGCTCCTTCGCGGGCGCTGTCGTTTCGGGCTGCGCCTCCGGAATCGCTCCCCTACGCCCCGCAggccgggcagggcagggccgcCCCTTCCCCACGCCGCGCAGCAGAGCGGCGGCAAATTGGTGACATCTGGCCCCGAATGCTGTGGAACCTCTTTTAACTTCTAGGAAGGAAAAGATCTTCCTGTACGTGTTAGGAAAGGGAGCAGATCCCGACTGCAAAGCCACGGAGCGGGGCGAGGCCGGTTGTAAAGCCTTGAGAGGGAAAGAAGCGACCGGGCGAGGAGCTTCTCGGTGTGTGCGAAAGGACTCTTTCACCGCAATCATTCCCCAGAGTGAGTGACCCGAGCCGCCTGCTAACCGTGTCCTCACTCCGAGGGAACATTCTGCAGGGTCGCTGTCGACTCTCCCCGTGCAGCCGCAGCCAAAGGCTCTCTCCGGTCTGAGCGAGACTCGTGCTTGGCACAGGAGCCCCAGCTTCGTCTCGGGCCCGTTCCCGTCCCCATACGCGGCCTCGGCCACATTCCTTGCCCGAATGTGACTTCGCTGGAGCGTGCAGGACAGGCGGTGTCAGCGCGAGTCCTTGTGAAATCTAAGTGAAATAAACCAAAAAGCCGTTTTTCTCGTAATGCTGCTTTTATTGAGCAGGGCGCAGACGAgctgaggggagggagggacgCCCGAGCGTGTCGCTTCCAGGAGCCTCTCGCTGCACGTAACCAGTTTGTGTCCGTACGTGAGTCCAATACAACGCCGAGGTTATGTGACAATCTCCCTCCTGGCTGTGCCTCCCCCCAGCCCGCAGGCACACGGGAGACTGCAGGTCCGCACCGCGTCCTTTGCAGACAGTGCGCGTTCGCCCAGACCGCCACATCCCTCCTGCGTCCCTTCGCACAGCCACCCGAGGCGAAGGGCACAGTGGAGCTCTCGGGGCTGGTATCGAGTAAAATGCTGAACCCCGAGGTGTTTCCATTGCTAGGAGGAAGCACATCTTCCTCACACGCGTCTGCTACCGTGGCGAGGACTCCGTAGGGAGAGCAAGCAAGTGACAAACGGCACTAAGTTCgcgtttatttttttcattttcctatcctctcctttcctttccatcaGGACACAATATGCATTCCCTTTTAAAGCAGTGTGCTCAAATTTGGGTGGAagcctgctgctccttcttttCCATGGATCACAACGACTCTTAGCAGCATCCCGGGCCTGTGTGTCCCCCCCGAGCACCCCCGGCCGGCTCGCGTCTGGCCCCACCGGGCCTCGACCCATGGCCATGGCACAGCGCGGAGCCTGGAGGCATTTGGCAGCCCTGTGCCTCCGGTTCTCTCTCCCGGATTATTTATTCACGTTATATATTTACTTCCTCGTTTTGTTTCGAAACAAACCGCGGTCTGTCCCATCACAGATGGCCGGAGAGGGACTGAGATCCCGTCCCGACCGAAAATGAAAACACGGCGGAGGATCACCGCGAGTAACTCAATTAAGGCGAGCAACAATAGCTAGTTGTTCTGTGATTTGGGGTGAAAGGACTCACTGAAAGCTGCCTGAGCGCGTCAGTCCTCGGGGTGATCCGCCGGGGATTCTAGATTTGCAGCGGGGCACTTTGTTATGGCATTAAAGCCCGCTTGAAAGAAAGCGCCGGGGTGCTGCGGGAGGGGGGGCCAGGCACGGCCCCTCTTCCCGGCCGAGCAGCGCGCTCCCTCCCGTTGCCTCCGTTAATGCGGCTCTTTCTCTTTACATTCGCATCATCCCCTCTCAATCTCGGGCGCCCGGCTAAGAATTTTCGCTTACTCCTACCGGCAGCACCCCGACCCACAGTGCCAACACTTATTTAGGGACCGTCGTCCCACAGCTGGGCTCGGGTCCCGTGGAGGAGGTACGCCGCTTGGGGGCGGCCCGGGGACAGGGGATGTGGCCCCGTGTCCCCCGGGCCCCGCAGAGCCTCGGATGCTCCTCGGCACGGGGGGACCCTCAGCAAAGGCAGCGCGCAGCTCGCAGACAagacaacaacagcagcaggcacatATGGTTGAAATAAGGAAAGGGAGCCTTCCGCCTTAGGGGATTGGCACTAACAAGCCAGAAATGCAGGGCACTGCATCCAAAGTTCTGGTGGGTTTCTGCGGGACTGACAACTGAAATCACGCTACAAGCATCACTTTGACAATATTTGTAAACTTCGTGTTTCCCGGGATCTTCTTGATCAGAGGTAGACCAGGCTGGTATGAGCTCGAGCCAcgaaggtcttttttttttttcttctcctttttttttttttttttcttccttctcctttcccctcttccgAGTTGATGAATAGCGATCAGGTTTCTTTTAATGGCTGCCCCCTATTCTCACAGCCTCCCACAACTAACCCGAGAGCCGGTTTCCTCGACCTCAGTTAATTCCACTGATTATTCCAAGATGATGAGGAAAGCACGAAGATTGTTCACTGCTCCTACCGATTCCAGGCATTTTTGTTACCATCTCCATCCCCGGCTCACGGAGATATAGCCGGGCCGTATTTTTAGGAATTTAGCAGGAGATTCCCCTCCTACTCCCTTCTCAGCTGACATCCTTCGGCTCTTGGCCCACTGCTCGGTGGCGGCGCGACCCTCGGGCTTGGGCGGCTGTTGGGGTGTTCCTGGGCGGGGATCGCCCAAAGGGAAACCtcgcccccccctccccacgtCGTGCCAAGGCGATTTTCGGCTCCCCCATAGAAATGAAACCGGCCCCCGGCCGCGGGCTCCGTGGAGGCCGTCCCGGAGGGCCGCGGGGGGAGATCCACTCCGAGAAGTCTCACTAGAGGGCTCTAATACTCAGCTCCGACGGCTGCTGGAGAAAGCAAGGCTCCGTTCTCGCTGTCCCGCAAGCTTCCGGGCGCAGCCCGACAGCTCTCCCCCGCGCTGCCGAAGGTGCTCCCGCGCGGTGTCACCACCACCAGAAATGCCCGTGttcgccctcctctggatccagCCCATGGCAAAAGAGAGAAGAGCGGCCCCCAAAGCAGCCCAAGCTCCCGCTTTGCTCCCTCGACGCATTTATTCTTGTCAAGAATCAGGGAGGGAGTGGTGTTTACAGACAGgtcacatttccttttttcactgTAAGGAGGACCTTCCATACGTTCTTCCATGGTCTACTGAGCACAGTGTGCCCATAAATACAGCTACCATCTAAATTCTGCAGGACTGAGGCAAGCTGAAATGTAACGCAGCATTAGCAAGCAATACGCACGGATACGTGAATGTCAAAGAGCAGGAACCGAATTATCCAGAGTCTGTTCCCactagggattttttttttccattttgaacaACTTCTAtcctttgctgttgttgttgaacaaataaaaccaaaccagcCTCTATCAATGAAAACCAAGGCGGTTCTTATGAGGAAGGGAAACTTCATAAAATGTTCCAGTGCATTCAATTTGTTTTAACTCCCAAGAATGCTGTAATAAGCAATTATAGAAATTAGGAAACGCAGTTTGGTTCgtttgctgtattttgcaaTTCTCTCAGAAGCTTTGTACACAGAtcaaaactgcagcaaaaaaaccTTGTGGAAAGCTGGATAGTTTAGATAATTTAACAACAATTTAAAGCCAATccattttccagtggaaaattTGCTACTTCTG
The sequence above is drawn from the Numida meleagris isolate 19003 breed g44 Domestic line chromosome 3, NumMel1.0, whole genome shotgun sequence genome and encodes:
- the SIX2 gene encoding homeobox protein SIX2, which codes for MSMLPTFGFTQEQVACVCEVLQQGGNIERLGRFLWSLPACEHLHKNESVLKAKAVVAFHRGNFRELYKILESHQFSAHNHPKLQQLWLKAHYIEAEKLRGRPLGAVGKYRVRRKFPLPRSIWDGEETSYCFKEKSRSVLREWYAHNPYPSPREKRELAEATGLTTTQVSNWFKNRRQRDRAAEAKERENNENSNSNSHNPLSASMNGNKTVLGSSEDEKTPSGTPDHTSSSPALLLGSNPGLQPLHGLGHPQGPSAIPVPSADPMHHHSLQNSILNPMSSNLVDLGS